TCCATAACTTTTTTCATACGATAGACACATGGACTAGTGTCACATAAAACTGGATATTCTCCATCATGGCTGCATTCCAATAGTAATTTTTCCAGTTTGGCACTCATTTGATCGGCTATTTTGAAATATCCTTCACTTTCAAATGGCATACCGCAACAATATTTATCCATATTATCAGGCAGAATAACCGCATACCCGGCTTTTTCCATAAGAGAAATCATTACTTCGTTAAGCTGTCTTTGATCATAATCGTATTTAGCCGGTCCCATCATCCTTGTCACACAACTTGGATAATAAACCACCTTAGGTTTGTTTCTATCAGCTTCAGTAAGTTTATGAACTGGAGTGCTGCCACTCTTAGGCATCCATTTTGTCCAGCGGGGAATTTTACCATCACTGGCCTTGCGCAGCTTTTTAGTTATATATTCCATTGCAGTTGTTCCCACTATTGTATGGGCAGCATTAGCACCTGTCAGCCCCAGTTTCATAGCCGTGCTGACACCTGAGAAATGATTATTAATAAAATTAGCTGCATTTTCTGTCTTTGGCGTAACCTTTAAAGAACGTTCATATTTAGTAAAATCTCCTGTATTTATGGAAACAGGACAAGTCAGCTGACATAATCCGTCTGCTGCACATGTTTCTTCTCCTAAGAATTCATATTCTTCCTCAAAACGTTTCAACAATGCCGGATTTTCACCTGTCAATTTCAAGCGGGCTATTTCCCGTTGGGATGCTATGCGCTGACGTGGTGAAAAAGTAAAATTATGAGAAGGACAATTAACTTCACAATAACCACATTCAATACATTTATTTATAATATCCTGTGTAGGCGGCATTGCCTTTATATTTTCTATAAACAAATTCCCATTTTCCGTAATAATTACATCAGGATTCAATATATTATCCGGATCAAAGGCTTTTTTTAGCCTTTTCATCATTTTATAGGCTTTTTTACCCCATTCAAATTCAACAAATGGTGCCATATTACGGCCTGTTCCATGTTCTGCTTTTAATGATCCATTATATTGTTCAACAACAAACCGACAAATATCTTCAATAAATACTTTGTACCTGTTCTTATCTTCCTCTGAGCTAAATGACTGTGTGAATACAAAATGAACATTTCCATCTAAAGCATGCCCGTAAATAATACCATCGCCATAGCCATGTTTATCCATACATTCTCTTAGAGTCATCACTGCATCTGCTAATGTATCTTTGGGGAAAGCTACATCTTCAATTATAACAGTAGTACCAAGGTCGCGAATTCCTCCTACTGCGGGAAAAATACCAGCACGGATTTTCCATAAACGTTCATATTCCGCCTTTACATCTGTGAACTCAATCGGACGTAGATTATTGATATCTGCTAATTTTGCTTTCACTTCGCCTATTTTTTTGTATAGATCGTCATTATTCTCTGCTCTTATTTCCACTAAAAGACCAGCTGCTTTTCCCGGTAGTGTTTTTATATAAGAAGGAACACCAGACCAATCTTCCACCGAGCGCAAGGCTATACGATCAAGTAATTCAGCCGCGGAAACCAGCGGCCGATATAAATTCATAACAGCAAGACACGCTGTTTTCATATCAGGAAAAATCATTAAAGCCGATGCTTTATATTTATGATCTATAATAGTCCTATATGTTATTTCTGTGATAAGTGCTAAGGTCCCTTCTGAACCAATGAGCAGATGCTTTAACACATCAAAGGGATCATAATAGTCAACAAAAGCATTTAAGCTATATCCAGTGGTATTCTTTATTTTAAATTTTTGAGATATTAAAGCTTTAAGGTCACTGTCACCTTGGATTTCATCACGGAGTGTTTCTATTTCCTCAATGAGCTTTGTATGCGTTTGTTTCCATTCCTGACAAGAATCCTTATCAGCAGTATTTAAAACGGAACCATCAGAAAAAACCAATTTCATATCTTCAACTGTTTTATAGCTGTTATCAGAAGTCCCACAACACATTCCGCTGGCATTATTAGCTGCCATACCACCTATCATGGCATGATCAATTGATGCCGGATCAGGTCCTATCTTACGGGAATAAGGTTTTAAATATACATTAGCGGCGGAGCCAATTATTCCCGGCTGCAGTGTAATTTGTTCCCCGTTATTATTTATAGAATAATTTTGCCATCCCTCTGAAATTATAACCAAAACAGAATCTGTCAACGATTGTCCACACAAACTAGTACCGGCAGCCCGGAAAGTAAGCGATATTTTCTGCTGTGCTGCCTGTTTTATCAAAGAGGATACTTCTTTGATAGTTCTTGCTTTTATTACAATCTTTGGTGTCATCCTGTATAAACTGGCGTCAACACCATAGGCATAAGTAATAACAGGATCTATAAAAACTCTTTGTTTAGGTATATATTGGATAATATCAAGATAAAAAGTTTGGTACTGTGCTGGTAAACCAGCAAGATCATTATAATTATTCTTTACTGCCATAAAAACCACCCTTTTCATATATTAGTAAGTTACTTAGTATAGTATACACAGATACTGACAACGATATATGTACTTAATAATAAACCCCATTAGAGAAATATCAGCAGCTAGTTTACATACTAGTATTTATTACATATGATTCATATATAATATCAATCATCTTCTGTATATACTATAAATCATTACTATTATAAGTCAATATCTGTGAAAATTTTAACAAATTGTCTTGAATAATTGCTCAATTCTTTTATCCTTTATTTTCCGGTAGTAACGTCTATATATTAACTTTTTTGAAAAATATAATACTATTTTATTCAAAAATTCATTTTTATCTTACTATATAAAAAAAATATAATTGCCCGTCAGTATTGGTAATGATAGCCTCTCCTTCTTTATATAAATATTTTTTATTGATTTTTATTGAATTGTAGATTATCCTTTCTTCTATAACAATACTATTTCATATGAATAAAAGGGCGTCTCCTATAAATCTTAAGAAACGCCTTCTTATTTTTACTCACCAACCATTCTAAAATAATTGAAATGCTACAACTGTAACTCTTATTATAAATATACTGACCGTATATTATCGCCTATTGTTTAAAAATGGACTGGTTTCTGTCATAATACTTTAAATTCGAGGACCTGTACTCAAAATATCGTCGTCCATTTCGCCTTTAAATTTCTTTACATTTTTAGCAAATAATCCTACTAATTTAGCAGCTTGTTTTTCGTAAGCAGCTTTATCTGACCATGTATTAACAGGCTTTAGCAAATCAGTAGGAACATTTGGACAGAAATCAGGTACTTCAATACGGAAAATGGGATCAGCTGTCCATCCTACGTTATCAAGCTTATTTTCTAAAGCCGCAGTAATCATTGCCCGAGTATATTTAAGCTTCATTCTCGACCCTATACCATATGGTCCACCAGTCCAACCCGTATTCACCAGATAAACTTTAGTATTATGCTGCTGAATTTTCTTTTCTAATAATCGTGCATATTTTAATGGAGAAAGTGGTAAAAATGGTTCACCAAAACCAATGGAAAATGTAGCCTGCGGTTCAACAATTCCTCGTTCTGTTCCTGCTATTTTACTTGTATAACCAGACAAAAAGTGATACATAGCCTGTTTGGGATTAAGTCTGGAAATAGGCGGAAGCACTCCAAATGCATCAGCTGTTAAAAATATAATTGCTGTAGGATGTCCTGCCATGCTAGGATGAATGGCATTGGGAATATATTCCAGTGGATAAGCCGCACGCGTATTTTCCGTATACCGCGAGTCATCATAATCTTCTTTACGAGTGCGTGGATCAAGGACAACATTTTCTAAAACAGAACCGTATCTTATGGCATTATATATTTCTGGTTCGGTTTCTTCTGTTAAATGGATGCATTTAGCATAGCATCCTCCTTCAATGTTGAATATCCCATTTTCACTCCAACCATGTTCATCATCGCCGATCAAACGCCGATTGGGGTCTGCTGACAACGTAGTCTTACCTGTCCCACTTAAGCCAAAGAAAATAGCCGTTTTTCCATCTTTTCCAACATTTGCCGAACAATGCATTGATAATATTCCCTTTTGCGGCAGAATATAATTCATTACTGAAAAAATAGATTTTTTCATTTCGCCACAGTATTTTGTTCCGCCTATGATTACCATTTTATAGTCAAAATTAATAACAACAAAAGCTTCTGAATGAACTCCGTCTTCATGCGGATCAGCTAATACACTGGGAAAACATACAAGTGTAAAACCTTCTGGCGTAACAGGTGGTTTATCAGGATTAATAAATAATTCTTTTAGAAAAAGATGTTGTGACGCATATTCAGTAATACATTTTACCTGTAATTTATGCTGAGGATCTGCCCCAACATAGTTATCACTTACATAAATTTTATGATTTTTCGCAAAGCATTTTATTTTATGATATAATTTTTTAAATGTGCTTTCTGTGCAAGGAGCATTATTTGTCCAGCTCACTAGATTATGTACTGATGGTGTATCGACAATGAACCGGTCTTTAGGAGAACGTCCTGTATATTTTCCTGTATAAACACAGAGCGCACCTCTTTGTGACAATATAGCTTCTTTATTTCGTATGGATTCTTCAAATAATTCAGGAACGGTGAGATCATATGCTACTATTCTAGCACCAGATAAAATATCTTCAGCTGAAAAATTTTTTTCTTCCACAACAACCAACTTCTTTCATTAATAGTTTATATTTCGACCTTTATTTTATTATATACTTCTCGTTTTTCTACTTTATTCCTGCTAATTTTTAAATAATTTAGATTAATCAAACATGTTTAATAATATATGATTTAAAATATACTTTGTAATTATTTGTTATTATAAATCTTAACAAAGCTTATTAATTGACTTTAGATTGCTATTTTTATATAATGAAATGTATGTGTAATTATACAATTTGGGGGTAGAAGATTTTGAAATATATGAGCGGCAATGAGCTGCGGGAAAAATTCTTGCAATATTTTGCACAGCGGGGACATTTACGGCTCCCCAGTTTTTCTTTAATACCAAAAAACGATCCATCTTTGCTGATGATTGGCGCTGGAATGGCTCCATTCAAGCCCTTTTTTACTGGTAAAATGAAACCGCCTTGTACAAGAATAACAACTAGTCAACGTTGTGTACGGACCGGTGATATAGAAAATGTAGGACGCAC
This genomic interval from Pectinatus sottacetonis contains the following:
- a CDS encoding FAD-binding and (Fe-S)-binding domain-containing protein; translation: MAVKNNYNDLAGLPAQYQTFYLDIIQYIPKQRVFIDPVITYAYGVDASLYRMTPKIVIKARTIKEVSSLIKQAAQQKISLTFRAAGTSLCGQSLTDSVLVIISEGWQNYSINNNGEQITLQPGIIGSAANVYLKPYSRKIGPDPASIDHAMIGGMAANNASGMCCGTSDNSYKTVEDMKLVFSDGSVLNTADKDSCQEWKQTHTKLIEEIETLRDEIQGDSDLKALISQKFKIKNTTGYSLNAFVDYYDPFDVLKHLLIGSEGTLALITEITYRTIIDHKYKASALMIFPDMKTACLAVMNLYRPLVSAAELLDRIALRSVEDWSGVPSYIKTLPGKAAGLLVEIRAENNDDLYKKIGEVKAKLADINNLRPIEFTDVKAEYERLWKIRAGIFPAVGGIRDLGTTVIIEDVAFPKDTLADAVMTLRECMDKHGYGDGIIYGHALDGNVHFVFTQSFSSEEDKNRYKVFIEDICRFVVEQYNGSLKAEHGTGRNMAPFVEFEWGKKAYKMMKRLKKAFDPDNILNPDVIITENGNLFIENIKAMPPTQDIINKCIECGYCEVNCPSHNFTFSPRQRIASQREIARLKLTGENPALLKRFEEEYEFLGEETCAADGLCQLTCPVSINTGDFTKYERSLKVTPKTENAANFINNHFSGVSTAMKLGLTGANAAHTIVGTTAMEYITKKLRKASDGKIPRWTKWMPKSGSTPVHKLTEADRNKPKVVYYPSCVTRMMGPAKYDYDQRQLNEVMISLMEKAGYAVILPDNMDKYCCGMPFESEGYFKIADQMSAKLEKLLLECSHDGEYPVLCDTSPCVYRMKKVMDKKLKIYDTVDFIHDCLLDKLSIKKLPETVMIHVTCSARKMGLLEKFKAIAEACAQKVIIPEKVHCCGFAGDKGFKIPALNESALEHLNEAIPAGCTHGYSNSRTCEVGLAAKSGICYQSIAYLVDECAE
- the pckA gene encoding phosphoenolpyruvate carboxykinase (ATP), encoding MEEKNFSAEDILSGARIVAYDLTVPELFEESIRNKEAILSQRGALCVYTGKYTGRSPKDRFIVDTPSVHNLVSWTNNAPCTESTFKKLYHKIKCFAKNHKIYVSDNYVGADPQHKLQVKCITEYASQHLFLKELFINPDKPPVTPEGFTLVCFPSVLADPHEDGVHSEAFVVINFDYKMVIIGGTKYCGEMKKSIFSVMNYILPQKGILSMHCSANVGKDGKTAIFFGLSGTGKTTLSADPNRRLIGDDEHGWSENGIFNIEGGCYAKCIHLTEETEPEIYNAIRYGSVLENVVLDPRTRKEDYDDSRYTENTRAAYPLEYIPNAIHPSMAGHPTAIIFLTADAFGVLPPISRLNPKQAMYHFLSGYTSKIAGTERGIVEPQATFSIGFGEPFLPLSPLKYARLLEKKIQQHNTKVYLVNTGWTGGPYGIGSRMKLKYTRAMITAALENKLDNVGWTADPIFRIEVPDFCPNVPTDLLKPVNTWSDKAAYEKQAAKLVGLFAKNVKKFKGEMDDDILSTGPRI